The sequence AACCTGCCTACAGCCTTACCAAAACAAGGAATATTGAACGCTTGGTGGGTACATTTACCGGGGCAGTTATTGGTGGAATGATTTTGTGGGTCATTACTGATAACCATGTTTTACTGGTCATTATGATTATAGGAATGGTGGTTGCTTACAGTATGATCCGGTTAAAATACCTGGTAAGTGTAATTGCCATGACAGCCTATATATTGATCGCATTTCATTTCCTGAAACCGGGTGATTTTTCTGAAGTGCTGCGTGACAGGCTAATTGACACATTTGTGGGATCGGTCATCGCTTTTATTACCACAATTGCTATCCCGCCTAAATGGGAGCATGAGCAAATCCAGGAACTGATCAGGAATGCCATAAGGGCAAATGCCAAATATTTCTCCTTTATCAGTAAGCCATTCCTGGGAGAACACTTAAGTAACCTCGATTATAAACTTCACCGTAAAGAGGCTTTTGTACAGCTGGCGAATTTGTCTGATGCATTTCAGCGAATGCTGAATGAACCCAAGCGCCAGCAGAAAAAAATTCAGATCATCCACCAAATGGTGGTCTCAAATCATATGCTGGCCTCGCATATTGCAACGCTTTCGGCATACCGGAAAATGGCCGAATTGTTTTCAATTCAGAAATTCAGGCCGATTGTAGATGCTTCATTAGGCCACCTGGAATCTGCATCAGATATCCTTTCAACTGAAATCCATCACCTGAAGTCCATCAATTCGGATGAAAATTTTGCTATTCGTGAAGAGCTAAAGCAATTGCTGCAAAAGCGATTACAGGAACTGGCCAAAGGCAACCTGGAAACGGCAACTCGCAAAGAGTTATCCGGGCTTAAAAGCCTGGTTGACCAGTTTGAATACATCAATAAAATAAGTACCGAACTTGAGAAGTTAAGCGGGAAATTGGTAGCTGCTTAATTCAACCCACCCAGCATTTCTTTAAGTTTTTGTATCAATTCAGTTTTCGTGATGGGAATGCCCATGATTTTATTATAGGCCCTAGCATCAACAAGGAATTGGTCTCGAATAATCTTTACCAGTTGTCCGTTGTTGATTTCAGGTATCAATACCTGGTCGAAATTTTTTAGGATGTCCCCGAGATTTCGGGGGAATGGCCGCATGTGCCGCAGGTGGGCATGGCTTATGGCATAACCTTGTTCCTGCATTTCGTGTACCGCACTTTTAATAGCCCCATAGGTTGAACCCCATCCTAAAACCAGTATCTGTCCTTTTTCCGGGCCACTATCCAGTTTTTGTTCAGGAATATAGTTGGCAATTCTGTCTATCTTTTCCTGCCTGATCTTAACCATCAATTGGTGGTTATCGGGATCATAACTGATATTGCCTGTATTATTTTGTTTTTCTAATCCGCCTACCCGGTGTTCAAGACCCGGTGTGCCAGGAACGGCCCATGGGCGAACCAGTTTTTCATCACGCAGGTAAGGTTGGAATTTTTCTTCGCCAACGCCTAATTCCGTTTTGAAGGTGACCTGAATTGGGGGAAGGTCGACGCTGATTGGAAATTTCCAGGGCTCAGCACCATTGGCAATATATCCGTCACTCAGAAATATTACAGGGGTCATGTGTTGTACGGCGATTCTGACTGCCTCATAAATTGCATCAAAACAATCGCTCGGTGTTGATGCAGAAATAACAGGCATTGGACATTCACCGTTTCTACCATAATAGGCTTGAAGGAGGTCGCTTTGTTCTGTTTTTGTTGGTAATCCGGTTGACGGCCCACCACGCTGGATATTAATGATCAGGAGGGGGATCTCCAACATTACGGCCAGGCCCATGGCTTCTGTTTTCAGAGCCATTCCCGGTCCGGAAGTGGTAGTTACGCCAAGGCTTCCGCCATAAGCGGCACCGATTGCAGCAGAAATCCCAGCAATTTCATCTTCTGCCTGGAAGGTGCGGATACCAAAACTTTTATACTTACTTAACTCATGTAATATATCAGAGGCAGGTGTAATCGGGTAAGTTCCCAAAAAAATGGGCAACCCACTTTTTTGACTGGCAGCTATCAATCCGTAGGAAAGTGCCTGATTACCCATGATGTTGCGATATTGGCCAGGCTCCATTGTGGCCTTTTCAACCTTATAGCGCGTAGTGAAAGTTTCCGTGGTATCTCCGTAATTATAGCCGGCTTGAAGGGCTTTGATATTACTGTTTAGCAGTTCCGGTTTTTTCCCGAATTTATCAGTTAGGAATTTGATACTGCTATCCATGTCCCGGTTATACATCCAATACAGGAAGCCCAGCACAAACATATTCTTGGCCCTGTCTTTCTCCTTGATGCCCAGTGTGAAGTCTTTCAATGCTTCACGGGTCATTTTGGTAACATCCATTTTGATCAGCTCATAATTACCCAGGCTGTCGTTTTCAATAGGATTAACACCTTCCGGATAATTAGCGAGGCGGAGGTTTTTTGCGTCAAAACCATCAGTATTGGCTATGATTTTACCGCCTTTCTTCAAGCTCTTCAGGTTGGTCTTTAATGCAGCGGCATTCATCGCTACAAGGATATCGCACTCATCGCCAGGGGTAAATATCCGGTCACTCGAAAACCGTAGCTGATAACCACTAACCCCAGGGATGGTGCCCTGCGGCGCCCGGATCTCTGCGGGGAAATCAGGGAAGGTTGCCAGATCGATGCCCATCATGGCAGTATTATTGGTGAATTGGGTGCCGGTCAATTGCATTCCATCGCCGCTATCGCCGGCAAATTTGATAACTACTTCTGGTAGGATTTCTTCTTTACGAATCATATGGCAAAGTTAAGTACAGGGTGTCAGACATCTATAGGTGTCTGACACTTATAAAGTGTCAGACAATAAAATCTTTTCCAGTCAAGGTGCGAAATACATCCTCAAGGCTTTGTTCACCGCTTTGCAGGGAAATAATGTTCAAATTCTCGCGCACGGCCAATTCCAGGAGCTGCTTTTTGGCTTCTGGTAGGTCGGTGGCGGTGATTTCCCATTCTTGTGCACTGATCCGATCAAGCCCTGTCAGTGACTTAATTGACCTTTCAATCCATTGAGCTTCAAGCGATTCCTTGAATTGTACCCTTATTACAGGTATGCTATTTGCTGATTGTAATTCCGCCACAGTGCTATCAGCAATGAGTTTACCTTTATTGATGATAATTACCCTGTCGCAAATGGCTTCAACTTCCTGTAATATATGCGAGGAAAAAAGAATCGTTTTATCCTTTCCTAATTGTTTGATTACCTCCCTTATTTCGATAATCTGGTTAGGATCCAGTCCGGTGGTTGGTTCATCAAGGATGAGTACCTCCGGATTATGAATCAGGGCTGCAGCCAACCCT comes from Flavihumibacter fluvii and encodes:
- a CDS encoding 2-oxoacid:acceptor oxidoreductase subunit alpha, encoding MIRKEEILPEVVIKFAGDSGDGMQLTGTQFTNNTAMMGIDLATFPDFPAEIRAPQGTIPGVSGYQLRFSSDRIFTPGDECDILVAMNAAALKTNLKSLKKGGKIIANTDGFDAKNLRLANYPEGVNPIENDSLGNYELIKMDVTKMTREALKDFTLGIKEKDRAKNMFVLGFLYWMYNRDMDSSIKFLTDKFGKKPELLNSNIKALQAGYNYGDTTETFTTRYKVEKATMEPGQYRNIMGNQALSYGLIAASQKSGLPIFLGTYPITPASDILHELSKYKSFGIRTFQAEDEIAGISAAIGAAYGGSLGVTTTSGPGMALKTEAMGLAVMLEIPLLIINIQRGGPSTGLPTKTEQSDLLQAYYGRNGECPMPVISASTPSDCFDAIYEAVRIAVQHMTPVIFLSDGYIANGAEPWKFPISVDLPPIQVTFKTELGVGEEKFQPYLRDEKLVRPWAVPGTPGLEHRVGGLEKQNNTGNISYDPDNHQLMVKIRQEKIDRIANYIPEQKLDSGPEKGQILVLGWGSTYGAIKSAVHEMQEQGYAISHAHLRHMRPFPRNLGDILKNFDQVLIPEINNGQLVKIIRDQFLVDARAYNKIMGIPITKTELIQKLKEMLGGLN
- the gldA gene encoding gliding motility-associated ABC transporter ATP-binding subunit GldA, which produces MSISVQSITKNYGQQKAVDQISFEVGKGEIVGFLGPNGAGKSTTMKILTGYLHPDGGKAKVSGIDVQENPLQTKKKIGYLPESNPLYFDMFVREYLHFMADIHQIVDPSKRVNDVIEQVGLTRESDKKISQLSKGYKQRVGLAAALIHNPEVLILDEPTTGLDPNQIIEIREVIKQLGKDKTILFSSHILQEVEAICDRVIIINKGKLIADSTVAELQSANSIPVIRVQFKESLEAQWIERSIKSLTGLDRISAQEWEITATDLPEAKKQLLELAVRENLNIISLQSGEQSLEDVFRTLTGKDFIV